A single genomic interval of Halobacillus halophilus DSM 2266 harbors:
- a CDS encoding ISL3-like element ISHaha2 family transposase has translation MYVYSNMPIPGLQKAIIKKSEEVEGGFHLHVELPRKNHRCKDCGEWTDRIHDYRIQKIQHLKIFERTTSLFYRKRRYRCRCGKRFFEDNDLVERYQRHSKEWNQALGLRVIQGKNFKDTADLFRTSPTTVMRRFDELAMPMLEKVETLPPVIAIDEYKGDTSAGKYQVVIADGDTGQLLDILPDRSVDTVRDYLREKGSEVEMVIMDMSHAFKSAVQKALGSPIIVADRFHFCRYIYWALERVRRRVQKEFHHYDRKQCKRKKHVFYKREENLTERQRWHLERYLSMSEDMRTSYELKESFREWFERAKNIGVEQPSQVKKELHNFYKQVEKAGVWEFMQGINTLKNWQKEILNSFTFNYSNGFVEGLNNQTKVIKRNAFGFRRYDRLRLKVLLHHQYKHIRNFQVG, from the coding sequence GTGTACGTGTATTCTAACATGCCCATACCAGGACTACAAAAGGCGATAATAAAGAAAAGTGAAGAAGTAGAAGGGGGATTTCATCTTCATGTGGAATTGCCGAGAAAGAATCACAGGTGTAAGGATTGCGGAGAATGGACCGATCGCATCCACGACTACAGAATACAGAAAATCCAACACCTTAAAATCTTTGAACGTACCACCTCCCTCTTCTACCGAAAACGTCGTTACCGTTGTAGGTGCGGGAAACGATTTTTTGAAGATAACGACCTGGTTGAGCGGTATCAGCGTCACTCGAAGGAGTGGAACCAGGCCTTAGGCCTTCGAGTCATTCAGGGAAAGAACTTCAAAGATACAGCTGACTTATTTCGTACTTCTCCAACCACAGTTATGCGCCGCTTTGATGAGTTGGCCATGCCTATGTTGGAGAAGGTGGAAACCCTTCCGCCTGTGATTGCGATTGATGAATACAAAGGAGATACGAGTGCAGGAAAGTACCAAGTCGTCATTGCCGACGGAGACACCGGTCAACTCTTGGATATTCTTCCGGATCGTTCCGTGGATACCGTGCGAGATTATCTTCGCGAGAAGGGATCGGAGGTCGAGATGGTGATTATGGATATGAGTCACGCCTTCAAATCGGCCGTCCAAAAAGCCTTGGGCAGCCCTATCATTGTGGCTGATCGTTTTCACTTCTGTCGCTACATCTACTGGGCTCTCGAACGAGTGAGAAGGCGTGTTCAGAAAGAATTTCATCATTACGATAGGAAGCAGTGTAAGCGAAAAAAGCATGTCTTTTATAAGCGTGAAGAGAACTTAACGGAAAGGCAACGCTGGCATCTAGAACGCTACCTAAGCATGTCGGAAGACATGCGTACCTCCTATGAATTGAAGGAATCTTTTAGAGAATGGTTTGAGAGAGCGAAGAACATTGGAGTTGAACAACCGTCTCAGGTTAAGAAAGAGTTACATAACTTCTATAAGCAGGTAGAAAAAGCAGGTGTATGGGAGTTTATGCAGGGGATTAATACTTTGAAGAATTGGCAGAAAGAAATCTTGAATAGCTTTACTTTCAATTATAGCAATGGATTCGTGGAGGGACTAAACAATCAGACGAAGGTTATTAAACGAAATGCCTTTGGTTTCAGGAGATATGATCGTCTTCGATTGAAGGTCCTCCTTCATCATCAATACAAACATATAAGAAATTTTCAAGTTGGTTAA